The Pseudomonadota bacterium sequence GACGACCTCGGGGCGCTTGCCCTTGGCCGGGATCACGACGGGTACCGTCTCGTCCTTGAAGCGCCCCTCCTCGATCGCGGCGACCGCCTTCTGGTGACTGGCCAGCGCGAACTCGTCCATCTCCTGGCGCGACACGTCGTGCTTCTCGAGCAGGTTCTCCGCGGTGTTGCCCATGCCGTAGCCGCAGGTCGGGTCGATGGAGTCCGACCAGCCGTCCTCGAGCTTGCGGTCGCCCATCTTGAACCCCTCGAAGCGGCAGTTCTTGAGCAGGAACGGGATCGTCGACATGGAGTCCATGCCGCCGGTCATGTAGACCTCGCCGCGGCCGGCCTGGATCCCCTCGGCCGCGAACATGATCGACTTCATCCCGGACGGGCACGCCATGTTGAGCGTGATCGCCGGGACCTCGACCGGGAGGCCCGCGAAGATCATCGCCGAGCGCGCCGAGTTCGGGCCGTTGCCCGCCTGGCGGCACGAGCCGTAGATCACCTCGGCGATGTCGCTGCCCTGGAAGCCCGAGCGCTCGAGCGCCGCCTTGATCGCGGCAGCGCCGATGTTGTAGACCGGCACGTCCTTGAGCGTGCCGCCGAAAGAGCCCATGGGCGTGCGCACCGCGCTGA is a genomic window containing:
- a CDS encoding thiolase family protein, giving the protein MTKLSDIVAVSAVRTPMGSFGGTLKDVPVYNIGAAAIKAALERSGFQGSDIAEVIYGSCRQAGNGPNSARSAMIFAGLPVEVPAITLNMACPSGMKSIMFAAEGIQAGRGEVYMTGGMDSMSTIPFLLKNCRFEGFKMGDRKLEDGWSDSIDPTCGYGMGNTAENLLEKHDVSRQEMDEFALASHQKAVAAIEEGRFKDETVPVVIPAKGKRPEVVFDKDETPRKDTTLEKLAKLPPAFKKEGGRVTAGNACGMSDGACALVLTTRERAKAQGAKPLFSLVSYAQAAVDGRYMGEGPGVSIPKALEKAGMTVKDMDLYEVNEAFAVQALVNVKTLGLDLAKLNVNGGAIALGHPTGISGARIIVTLYNALKQRGKELGVASICGGGGVTTAMVIRRED